One Spinacia oleracea cultivar Varoflay chromosome 4, BTI_SOV_V1, whole genome shotgun sequence DNA segment encodes these proteins:
- the LOC110798498 gene encoding uncharacterized protein isoform X1 yields MESGDEARHRRLLRRFILIQRRNRARNNNPTHVMVTDSRPRHLPVIWPQHPMPSMMNAVQRVGMDNGDEAKHRRLLRRFILIQRRNRARNNNPTHVRVTDSRPRHLPVIWPQHPVASMMNAVERAHRSLTSRGETSAPNNNVIGSGTPSRRRRRSENRESTSSLRRRLNSSLPPDGSMTPTTETDIQNTRSPQPNLNRVGSNISRNTLEGSASHALHHRKYTRPWTFGGPKHVCSHCGARVWIQERVKREKRVLEVVT; encoded by the exons ATGGAAAGTGGAGATGAAGCTAGACATAGAAGGCTATTGCGACGTTTCATTCTCATACAAAGGAGAAATAGAGCCAGAAACAATAACCCAACCCATGTCATGGTCACAGATTCTCGGCCAAGGCATCTGCCAGTGATTTGGCCACAGCACCCAATGCCGTCAATGATGAATGCAGTACAAAGAGTAGGTATGGATAATGGAGATGAAGCTAAGCATAGAAGGCTCTTGCGACGCTTCATTCTCATACAAAGGAGAAATAGAGCCAGAAACAATAACCCAACCCATGTCAGGGTCACAGATTCTCGGCCAAGGCATCTGCCAGTGATTTGGCCACAACACCCAGTGGCGTCAATGATGAATGCAGTAGAAAGAGCTCACCGCTCACTTACATCAAGAG GAGAAACAAGTGCACCAAACAATAATGTTATTGGTTCTGGTACACCTTCAAGACGACGTAGAAGGAGTGAGAATAGAGAGTCTACCTCATCTTTGCGGCGTAGACTAAATTCTTCATTACCACCTGATGGTTCAATGACTCCTACTACTGAAACTGATATCCAAAACACCAGATCTCCTCAACCCAACTTGAACAGAG TGGGCAGCAACATCTCAAGGAATACACTAGAAGGGTCTGCATCACACGCATTGCATCATA GAAAGTACACCCGACCATGGACCTTTGGTGGGCCTAAACACGTATGTTCGCATTGTGGTGCAAGAGTTTGGATCCAGGAAAGAGtaaagagagaaaagagagtaCTTGAAGTTGTTACTTGA
- the LOC110798498 gene encoding uncharacterized protein isoform X2, with protein sequence MPSMMNAVQRVGMDNGDEAKHRRLLRRFILIQRRNRARNNNPTHVRVTDSRPRHLPVIWPQHPVASMMNAVERAHRSLTSRGETSAPNNNVIGSGTPSRRRRRSENRESTSSLRRRLNSSLPPDGSMTPTTETDIQNTRSPQPNLNRVGSNISRNTLEGSASHALHHRKYTRPWTFGGPKHVCSHCGARVWIQERVKREKRVLEVVT encoded by the exons ATGCCGTCAATGATGAATGCAGTACAAAGAGTAGGTATGGATAATGGAGATGAAGCTAAGCATAGAAGGCTCTTGCGACGCTTCATTCTCATACAAAGGAGAAATAGAGCCAGAAACAATAACCCAACCCATGTCAGGGTCACAGATTCTCGGCCAAGGCATCTGCCAGTGATTTGGCCACAACACCCAGTGGCGTCAATGATGAATGCAGTAGAAAGAGCTCACCGCTCACTTACATCAAGAG GAGAAACAAGTGCACCAAACAATAATGTTATTGGTTCTGGTACACCTTCAAGACGACGTAGAAGGAGTGAGAATAGAGAGTCTACCTCATCTTTGCGGCGTAGACTAAATTCTTCATTACCACCTGATGGTTCAATGACTCCTACTACTGAAACTGATATCCAAAACACCAGATCTCCTCAACCCAACTTGAACAGAG TGGGCAGCAACATCTCAAGGAATACACTAGAAGGGTCTGCATCACACGCATTGCATCATA GAAAGTACACCCGACCATGGACCTTTGGTGGGCCTAAACACGTATGTTCGCATTGTGGTGCAAGAGTTTGGATCCAGGAAAGAGtaaagagagaaaagagagtaCTTGAAGTTGTTACTTGA